One part of the Arachidicoccus terrestris genome encodes these proteins:
- a CDS encoding bifunctional UDP-N-acetylmuramoyl-tripeptide:D-alanyl-D-alanine ligase/alanine racemase, giving the protein MGYSLGEVTVVLSEKGILLGDETYIQRQGDRIEHLATDSRKISFAASSLFFALTTATRDGQNFIQQAYDAGVRNFILHQPPDDRQALPDANLLVVTDTTLALQQLATYHRNRFTYPVIGITGSNGKTIVKEWLNFLLEDRFKIVRSPRSFNSQIGVPLSVWEMSDEDQLGIFEAGISTVREMQYLQPVIAPTIGILTNIGNAHDSGFNNKKEKLREKLLLFKKAQIIFYTAEKDWIHDEMERQFKGSPIRLKRIGHDTDADLVLLSATVNEQTHTTEMATLIKVTDGQHKQARYTIPFTDQAAIQNASICQAVITYLGMPAAAFNEKASNLPVIDMRLQVLPAINHCSVINDSYSLDQNSLQVALDLLNQQLPSKTLILSDIPGLHGQDNAFAYEEMAALIHNKHVHRLITIGPEWQKFAEHLNVPVLEQYGSTTAFTAGFQPGQFKDEAILLKGARAFGFEAIFYLLREKVHQTRLEINLTAIVHNQKIYRSLLHPNVKMMAMVKAFAYGSGLLEMASVLQYHNIDYLAVAYADEGVALRNGGITVPVMVMNMDEYGFETLVAHGLEPEIYSFRLLNQFIHFLNSQGLSQYPIHIKLDTGMHRLGFDPAEVASLAEQLSQQRTVYVKSVFSHFTSSEDEHDDHFSLRQGSLLIEGCEILETALGYTFIRHIANSAAIARFPQFQLDMVRLGIGLYGINTTHEDLPLRTVATLKATIAQIKELAPGETVGYNRMGKVDKKTRVATIRIGYADGFSRMLGNGRGQVWLHDKICPVIGNVCMDMTMVDISAVAAAREGDEVEIFGPHLPVQQMAAASGTSSYEIFTSIGQRINRIYVED; this is encoded by the coding sequence ATGGGATATTCATTGGGAGAGGTAACAGTGGTATTATCGGAGAAGGGCATTCTTCTGGGTGACGAGACTTATATACAGCGACAGGGAGATAGAATTGAACATTTAGCGACTGATAGCCGCAAAATAAGTTTTGCGGCCAGTTCGCTGTTTTTTGCATTGACAACGGCTACAAGAGACGGGCAAAATTTTATACAACAAGCCTATGATGCAGGTGTAAGAAATTTTATATTACACCAGCCGCCTGATGACCGGCAGGCATTGCCGGATGCAAACCTGCTGGTCGTTACCGATACAACCCTTGCCTTGCAACAATTGGCCACCTACCATAGAAATCGTTTTACTTACCCCGTTATTGGCATTACAGGTAGCAACGGGAAGACGATCGTAAAGGAGTGGCTAAATTTTCTGCTGGAAGACAGATTCAAGATTGTACGCAGTCCCAGGAGTTTTAATTCTCAAATCGGCGTTCCTTTAAGTGTTTGGGAGATGTCTGATGAAGATCAGCTTGGGATATTTGAAGCTGGAATATCGACTGTAAGGGAAATGCAGTACCTGCAACCAGTAATCGCGCCTACGATTGGCATACTGACCAATATAGGTAATGCCCATGACAGCGGGTTTAACAACAAGAAAGAGAAGCTCCGGGAAAAATTGCTGTTGTTTAAAAAAGCACAGATTATTTTTTATACAGCAGAGAAAGATTGGATCCATGACGAAATGGAACGTCAGTTTAAAGGTTCGCCCATTCGCCTCAAGCGTATCGGTCATGATACAGATGCCGACTTGGTGTTACTCAGCGCTACGGTCAATGAGCAGACCCATACAACTGAGATGGCTACACTGATCAAAGTAACTGACGGTCAGCACAAGCAGGCCCGTTATACAATTCCATTTACCGATCAGGCAGCGATACAGAACGCCAGCATCTGTCAGGCAGTAATAACTTATTTGGGCATGCCGGCAGCGGCCTTTAATGAGAAAGCCAGCAATTTACCGGTAATAGATATGCGATTACAGGTTTTACCCGCCATTAATCATTGTAGCGTGATTAATGACAGTTATAGCCTGGATCAGAACTCCCTGCAGGTCGCGCTGGATTTATTAAACCAACAGTTACCCTCTAAGACATTGATCTTATCCGATATACCAGGATTGCATGGGCAAGACAACGCTTTTGCTTATGAAGAGATGGCGGCACTCATCCACAATAAGCATGTGCATCGATTAATTACCATTGGACCGGAGTGGCAAAAGTTCGCGGAACATTTAAATGTACCGGTACTGGAGCAGTATGGCAGCACAACAGCTTTTACAGCAGGGTTTCAGCCGGGGCAGTTCAAGGACGAGGCAATTTTACTCAAGGGGGCCCGGGCCTTCGGATTTGAAGCGATCTTTTATCTGTTACGGGAGAAAGTGCATCAAACCCGGCTTGAGATCAATCTGACGGCTATTGTTCATAATCAGAAAATATACCGCTCGCTTTTACACCCAAATGTCAAAATGATGGCCATGGTTAAAGCCTTTGCTTACGGGAGTGGCCTGTTGGAAATGGCCAGCGTACTTCAGTATCACAATATTGACTATCTGGCAGTTGCTTATGCTGACGAAGGAGTAGCGCTCAGGAATGGGGGAATCACCGTGCCTGTTATGGTTATGAATATGGATGAGTATGGTTTTGAAACCCTGGTCGCACACGGGCTGGAACCAGAGATCTATTCTTTTAGACTCTTGAATCAGTTTATCCATTTTTTAAACAGTCAGGGACTCAGCCAGTATCCGATCCATATTAAACTGGATACCGGCATGCATCGCCTGGGCTTTGACCCGGCTGAAGTAGCGAGCCTCGCAGAACAGCTCAGCCAGCAGCGCACCGTCTACGTAAAATCGGTCTTCAGTCATTTTACCAGTAGTGAGGATGAGCATGACGACCATTTCAGTTTGCGACAGGGGAGTCTGCTGATAGAGGGCTGTGAGATACTGGAAACTGCTCTTGGATATACATTTATACGGCATATTGCCAATTCTGCTGCTATAGCTAGGTTCCCCCAGTTCCAGCTGGATATGGTACGTCTGGGTATTGGGCTATATGGTATCAATACGACCCATGAAGATCTTCCTCTTAGGACTGTTGCGACACTGAAAGCCACTATCGCCCAGATAAAGGAATTGGCACCGGGAGAAACTGTCGGCTACAACAGAATGGGTAAGGTGGATAAAAAGACCCGGGTCGCAACGATCAGGATCGGTTATGCGGATGGCTTTAGCCGGATGCTTGGCAATGGTAGGGGACAGGTCTGGTTGCATGACAAGATCTGCCCGGTTATCGGGAATGTCTGTATGGACATGACCATGGTGGATATCTCTGCTGTTGCTGCAGCCAGAGAAGGTGATGAGGTGGAAATTTTTGGACCGCATTTGCCGGTACAGCAAATGGCGGCTGCCAGCGGCACCAGCAGCTACGAGATTTTTACTTCAATTGGCCAGCGGATCAACCGGATTTATGTAGAGGATTAG
- a CDS encoding alpha-2-macroglobulin family protein, which produces MKKTAGNLFLILALSLTFSRAWSQQKTSLDGLWLRADTLINTANQPRAALSLLDTITAIARKQHQSDELIRASVYRLSLQQTIQDEDPGHYMLFIDSLIKAADGAVERSLLTVLKARLLIAIYNGDRRKIVSRTVIQGGPPDETRIAYWTTADFQIKIHDLYTRALAPAALLQQSPNKKYDAIIKKGNTPLLRPTLYDLIMHDAIAYYHSGLAGESASEPGYVLEDPQILAGAAAFATHKFIQPEASDSLNSTWIQLRYYQALIAFHLKDKEPIALADLDLERLDWAHDVLTEQARDKYKDEYRSALEKAIKAYEGTDAALYGAFQLADTYADDASNYNAAEDTAHRYDYVSALKIIERFQSRLDQALEASSGTKNKNKLSPGAAGLLNLKNRILEPAINLEMESVNTPDEPMRALVKFSNVSKLYFSILQVPVSLESLDLTDSLWKVLVNRTPLKRFSQALPATGDHQQHAVEIKIPALGKGGYLLLVSASPDFHTDSTLTAVNFNVSRLAYVSQGADMFFVDRKTGRPLNGVEVHFYDKIWKKDRYKYLLNTSMRTDKDGRVTMRKENNGSFSVMAVYDEDSLTSNASFYQVYRYRNNDEESEAQKSWLFYLDRSIYRPGQQLFFKGIATIMYPDVRGRKLLKDERPHKIYLYDANGQKVDSVSLTLNDYGALSGNFTLPAGRLPGSYALGAEDFQGRQYFQVEAYKRPTYVVNFDTLKAAVALGDSVTVKGQAMAYSGYPISGAKVNILVTRNIYFPYSWYRYVPNVSPSPIAHGTVITDDKGHFEFTFKALEGEKNWSRLMPNYHYTVAATSTDQNGETREASTLIVVGSQPFNLSVGVPEDTPGDLLDTLNLVSTTAGGQFIPQQVSLRITKLQAPRRLLRARLWQVPDLAVIDSASFVQDFPNDPYMDEANKDFWKRDAVVYNEQVTTNRTGKIGLNKKIGPGWYEITSEAPGIHGQTIKDRKYVYLYNAKTPLVAPEYNWSDPGQTELLPGEQSGITLASSAGEQYVIYSTTRMPQNKQVQRYGHLTIGEKPVLLPLSLTEKEVHGAALNYVFVRDSRQYTGNLSVHLKDTASLPEIVYESFRDKTEPGSKEHWTLHINKGKERLKDMELLSSMYDASLDQFTMHNWSLPGMDNGNRVYPGYWQTGQMFSVANSRSNNVFKRNYTSVKTYDSFIYDQLLGRMTHGIMLRGVRPVLAGRIRGVAVNSPAAQMDEVVVMGYAAQQAKEKESVSRESLTAGVKVVDNSFSGPVRSDFRETAFFFPEVHSDSEGNYTIDFQMPDALTKWKWMNLAYDKELHMVKSEKKVVTQKTLMVVPNLPRFVRNGDHWTLSAKVVNLSKEAINSKVSLVIEDPVTGQKLNWVGSDNTDKSVTVQADGTATVRFDIMQPADFTGPVNMTVQAKGGEYRDAEKNMIPVLTNKMQVTETLPIYLKGDGEKTFTLDKLLSLTGKDKESKQLVLELTTNPIWNVVTALPDIQIGEKPNGMDVLNKLYADAMGAYVMRTYPAITKVIGQWSTDTAAENRDALLSALEKNPHLKSVLLQQTPWVMDARDETAQHKALVRFLNKRALDSGQRVLVTQLLSLQDDNGGFSWFSGGRTDITSTQNILTGIHQLMRDKLKDPSLAIPLSKIAGDASQYLNGYYTMEYEQWHTKKIQAIAAMKNGDKPDTTYPIGSREIQYLYAVSLNPETGQLNEMQKFFLGQEKKNWQSRSVYLQLMIAATQYRMGDKAFAVNTIMQSLLDRTVRDKNIGIYWKKDTRYYNWYENPLRAHALAISLLTETGAKAAHPEWQSYVDEMMRYLIGQKQVNRWPSTTTTIDACVAMIDAAPENFTADRSIDVKLGNKKLDLRQQTGTGYMRYAVNAKDIQPSMGKVTVDVKGVGGQTAVPAYGALYWQYISAMSSVEAADKAPGISLQKGLYREISTNGGTRLVAVKAADVLHVGDKLVSRLTINLDRDMDYVHLREMRAAGVQPDQTISGYQFNDGLSYYQTVGDLTTDLYFDHIAKGSYVIEYPVHISHAGSFEAGTATMESFYSPEFATHTEGIRIRSEQ; this is translated from the coding sequence ATGAAAAAAACAGCCGGTAACCTCTTCCTGATTTTAGCCTTATCCTTGACTTTTTCCCGTGCATGGTCCCAACAGAAGACCTCTCTGGATGGACTCTGGCTCCGGGCTGATACGCTGATCAACACGGCAAACCAACCCAGGGCGGCCCTTAGCTTACTGGATACGATCACTGCCATTGCCAGAAAGCAACATCAAAGCGATGAGCTGATCCGGGCCTCGGTCTATCGTCTGTCCTTGCAACAAACCATACAAGATGAGGATCCCGGCCATTATATGCTTTTTATAGATTCATTAATAAAGGCAGCGGATGGCGCTGTGGAAAGGAGCCTGCTGACCGTTTTGAAAGCCAGACTATTAATAGCCATCTATAACGGGGATCGCCGTAAGATCGTGAGTAGAACGGTTATTCAGGGAGGGCCACCGGATGAAACCAGGATCGCTTATTGGACAACGGCAGATTTTCAGATCAAAATACATGATTTATATACCAGGGCCCTGGCACCTGCTGCTTTATTACAACAAAGCCCTAACAAGAAATATGATGCCATTATCAAGAAAGGTAACACCCCTTTATTAAGACCGACCCTTTATGACCTTATCATGCATGATGCCATAGCGTATTATCATTCCGGTCTGGCCGGTGAAAGCGCCTCTGAGCCCGGTTATGTCTTAGAGGACCCACAGATACTGGCCGGAGCTGCCGCGTTTGCGACGCACAAATTTATACAGCCGGAGGCCAGTGACTCTTTGAATAGTACATGGATACAATTAAGATATTATCAGGCCCTGATAGCCTTTCACCTCAAAGATAAAGAGCCCATAGCTTTAGCGGATCTTGATCTGGAGAGGCTGGATTGGGCACATGACGTATTGACCGAACAGGCGCGCGATAAATACAAAGATGAATACAGGTCGGCGCTTGAGAAGGCCATTAAAGCATATGAGGGTACCGACGCCGCGCTTTACGGGGCTTTCCAGCTGGCTGACACATACGCAGATGATGCCAGCAATTATAACGCAGCTGAAGATACTGCCCACCGGTATGATTATGTCAGCGCGCTCAAGATTATTGAGCGGTTCCAATCCAGACTGGATCAGGCGCTTGAAGCTTCATCCGGTACTAAAAATAAAAATAAGTTGAGTCCGGGTGCTGCCGGTCTTTTGAATCTTAAAAACAGGATACTCGAGCCGGCAATTAACCTGGAAATGGAATCTGTGAATACGCCTGATGAACCGATGCGCGCACTGGTTAAATTCAGTAACGTTTCTAAGCTTTATTTTAGCATACTTCAAGTGCCGGTATCTCTGGAAAGCCTGGATTTGACGGATAGTCTCTGGAAAGTTCTGGTGAACAGGACACCTCTGAAGCGTTTTTCTCAGGCACTTCCGGCGACCGGCGACCACCAGCAGCATGCTGTAGAGATAAAGATTCCGGCACTGGGCAAGGGAGGCTATTTATTACTAGTGAGTGCAAGCCCTGACTTTCATACGGACAGCACCCTTACAGCAGTGAATTTTAATGTTTCCAGGCTGGCATATGTGAGCCAGGGCGCCGACATGTTCTTTGTCGATCGAAAAACAGGCCGGCCACTTAATGGTGTGGAGGTTCATTTTTATGATAAAATCTGGAAAAAAGACCGTTATAAGTATCTTCTTAATACGAGCATGCGTACCGACAAAGATGGACGCGTGACCATGCGTAAAGAGAATAATGGAAGCTTTTCGGTTATGGCCGTTTATGATGAAGATTCTCTGACTTCAAACGCTTCCTTTTATCAGGTTTACCGTTATCGTAATAACGATGAAGAGAGCGAAGCGCAGAAAAGCTGGCTGTTCTATTTAGACCGAAGTATCTATCGCCCGGGTCAACAGCTATTTTTTAAAGGAATCGCTACAATTATGTATCCAGACGTCCGTGGCCGCAAACTGCTGAAGGACGAGCGGCCCCATAAGATCTATTTATACGATGCGAATGGCCAGAAAGTGGATTCCGTGTCTCTGACGCTCAATGATTACGGGGCATTGTCGGGGAATTTCACACTGCCCGCGGGCCGCCTGCCCGGCAGCTATGCGTTGGGTGCTGAAGATTTTCAGGGAAGGCAATATTTTCAGGTCGAAGCATACAAAAGACCTACATATGTTGTCAATTTCGATACCTTGAAGGCGGCGGTGGCCCTGGGGGACAGTGTAACCGTTAAAGGGCAGGCAATGGCTTATAGCGGCTACCCGATTTCTGGTGCCAAAGTCAACATTCTCGTGACCCGAAATATATATTTCCCTTATAGCTGGTACCGGTATGTGCCCAATGTTTCCCCCAGCCCTATCGCACACGGGACTGTCATAACGGACGATAAAGGGCATTTTGAATTCACATTCAAAGCGCTTGAAGGAGAAAAAAACTGGAGCCGGTTAATGCCGAATTATCACTATACGGTGGCAGCCACCAGTACAGATCAGAATGGGGAGACACGGGAGGCCAGTACTTTGATCGTCGTAGGTTCACAGCCGTTTAATTTGTCCGTAGGCGTACCGGAAGATACGCCTGGGGACCTTTTGGATACGCTCAATCTGGTAAGTACAACGGCTGGTGGTCAGTTCATCCCCCAACAGGTCTCATTACGTATTACGAAATTACAGGCACCCCGGCGTCTCCTGAGAGCACGGCTCTGGCAAGTCCCTGATCTCGCCGTTATTGACTCAGCTTCTTTTGTACAGGATTTTCCGAACGACCCTTATATGGATGAGGCAAACAAGGATTTTTGGAAAAGAGATGCTGTCGTTTATAATGAGCAGGTAACGACCAATAGGACGGGTAAAATAGGGCTGAATAAGAAAATAGGACCGGGGTGGTATGAAATTACTTCCGAAGCGCCGGGTATTCACGGGCAGACCATTAAAGACCGTAAGTATGTCTATTTATATAATGCTAAAACCCCTTTAGTCGCTCCGGAATATAACTGGTCAGATCCCGGCCAGACTGAGCTGCTGCCCGGAGAACAGTCTGGGATTACACTGGCGAGTTCTGCCGGGGAACAATATGTTATCTATTCAACGACAAGAATGCCCCAAAACAAGCAGGTACAGCGCTATGGCCATTTAACAATAGGGGAGAAACCGGTATTATTACCATTGAGTTTGACAGAAAAAGAAGTACATGGTGCTGCATTGAATTATGTGTTTGTACGGGATAGCAGGCAGTATACCGGTAATTTGAGTGTGCACCTGAAGGACACGGCTAGCCTGCCGGAGATCGTCTACGAAAGTTTCAGGGATAAGACAGAACCCGGAAGCAAGGAACACTGGACATTGCATATTAATAAAGGGAAAGAGCGTTTAAAGGATATGGAATTACTGTCATCTATGTATGATGCTTCGCTGGATCAGTTTACCATGCATAACTGGTCTCTACCTGGTATGGATAACGGCAACAGGGTTTACCCCGGCTATTGGCAAACCGGTCAGATGTTCAGCGTTGCGAATTCCAGATCAAATAATGTTTTCAAAAGGAATTACACCTCTGTTAAAACTTATGATAGCTTTATTTACGATCAGTTATTGGGCAGAATGACACACGGAATTATGCTGCGGGGTGTTCGTCCGGTGCTGGCCGGTCGTATTAGAGGCGTTGCGGTCAATAGCCCTGCTGCACAGATGGATGAAGTCGTCGTGATGGGTTATGCCGCTCAGCAGGCCAAGGAAAAAGAATCTGTTTCCAGGGAGTCGTTAACTGCAGGTGTAAAGGTTGTCGATAACTCATTTTCAGGGCCGGTCCGCAGTGACTTCAGGGAAACAGCTTTTTTCTTCCCGGAGGTACACAGTGACAGTGAGGGAAATTATACCATTGACTTTCAGATGCCCGATGCACTGACGAAGTGGAAGTGGATGAATCTGGCCTATGATAAAGAGCTGCATATGGTTAAGAGCGAGAAGAAGGTTGTTACCCAGAAGACGTTAATGGTCGTTCCGAATCTGCCACGCTTTGTCAGAAATGGAGATCATTGGACCTTGTCTGCAAAGGTTGTTAACCTGAGTAAAGAGGCCATCAACAGCAAAGTCAGTCTGGTTATAGAAGATCCCGTTACCGGGCAGAAACTCAATTGGGTGGGAAGTGATAATACTGATAAAAGTGTGACGGTTCAGGCAGACGGTACCGCTACTGTCCGCTTTGATATCATGCAACCGGCGGACTTTACCGGACCGGTTAATATGACCGTTCAGGCAAAAGGGGGTGAATACCGTGATGCCGAAAAAAACATGATACCGGTGTTGACAAATAAGATGCAGGTCACAGAAACGTTGCCGATCTATCTAAAAGGGGATGGCGAGAAGACCTTTACATTGGATAAACTACTTTCTTTGACAGGCAAAGATAAGGAAAGCAAACAGCTGGTATTGGAACTGACGACTAACCCGATCTGGAATGTGGTCACGGCGTTACCCGATATACAGATCGGAGAAAAGCCAAATGGTATGGATGTACTAAACAAACTCTATGCAGATGCCATGGGGGCTTACGTGATGAGGACCTATCCGGCTATTACAAAAGTGATCGGGCAGTGGTCCACAGATACAGCAGCAGAGAATAGAGACGCGTTATTGTCGGCGCTGGAGAAAAACCCACATTTAAAATCGGTTCTTCTGCAACAGACACCTTGGGTCATGGATGCCCGCGATGAAACGGCTCAACATAAAGCGCTCGTGCGTTTTTTAAATAAACGGGCACTGGATTCCGGCCAACGCGTACTTGTAACCCAACTGCTCAGCTTACAGGATGATAACGGTGGGTTTAGTTGGTTTTCCGGTGGTCGTACGGATATTACTTCTACGCAAAATATACTAACTGGCATCCATCAGCTCATGCGCGACAAATTAAAGGACCCTTCTTTAGCGATTCCGTTATCAAAAATAGCAGGTGACGCAAGTCAGTATTTGAATGGCTATTATACGATGGAATATGAACAGTGGCATACAAAGAAAATACAAGCTATTGCTGCAATGAAAAACGGAGATAAACCGGATACGACCTATCCGATAGGCAGCCGTGAAATTCAGTATCTTTATGCGGTCAGCCTGAATCCGGAAACCGGTCAGTTGAACGAGATGCAAAAATTCTTCCTCGGGCAGGAGAAAAAAAACTGGCAGAGCAGGTCGGTATATCTGCAGTTAATGATTGCAGCAACACAGTATAGGATGGGCGATAAAGCGTTTGCGGTGAATACAATCATGCAATCGCTGCTGGACAGAACAGTCCGAGATAAAAACATTGGCATATACTGGAAAAAGGATACCCGTTACTATAACTGGTATGAGAATCCGTTGCGGGCACATGCATTGGCTATTAGCCTGCTCACAGAGACCGGTGCTAAAGCCGCTCATCCTGAATGGCAATCCTATGTCGATGAAATGATGCGTTATCTGATTGGTCAAAAACAGGTAAACCGCTGGCCGTCCACTACGACAACAATAGATGCCTGTGTGGCCATGATTGATGCCGCTCCCGAAAATTTCACCGCTGATAGATCCATTGATGTCAAACTGGGGAATAAAAAACTGGATCTCAGGCAGCAAACGGGAACCGGTTATATGAGGTATGCCGTCAACGCTAAAGATATACAACCGTCCATGGGCAAAGTGACAGTAGATGTAAAAGGCGTTGGTGGTCAAACTGCTGTTCCGGCATACGGAGCTTTGTACTGGCAATATATCAGCGCTATGAGTTCCGTCGAAGCGGCGGATAAAGCTCCGGGAATCAGTTTGCAGAAAGGTTTGTACAGAGAAATCAGTACCAATGGCGGTACGCGGCTGGTGGCTGTGAAAGCAGCAGATGTGCTGCATGTTGGCGATAAGCTTGTATCCAGATTAACGATCAACCTGGACAGAGATATGGATTATGTTCACCTGCGTGAAATGCGCGCGGCCGGCGTACAGCCGGATCAGACCATTAGCGGGTATCAATTTAACGACGGACTTTCTTATTATCAGACTGTCGGTGATCTGACAACAGATCTGTATTTTGACCATATCGCAAAAGGATCGTATGTGATAGAATATCCGGTACATATCAGTCATGCGGGCAGCTTCGAAGCAGGTACGGCGACGATGGAGTCTTTCTATTCGCCTGAATTTGCAACACATACTGAAGGTATCCGGATCCGGTCGGAACAATAA
- a CDS encoding alpha/beta hydrolase family protein, whose protein sequence is MASIFIIFCSSVGYSQRTPEHFNKDVRAYFLARLHQTETDSILMPFEGRHTIRIKDIPKIRAEIWQLYRGVVSSETPLAVPVNASAQVFPVNHWNLIKEDPMPFYYFLKDSGQTLNQPLPLYLALHGSGPRDHEFAATLKWCLRYNDGPSYYFIPQIPTEKRYRWWYKAEQYAWERLFRSSVASGKVDPNRIYVLGISEGGYGSQRLGAFYADYLAGAGPMAGGEPLQNAPVENFRNIAFSLQTGSLDSGFGRNSLTLRAKTAFDSLAHLNPGFFIHKIELQPGRGHHIDYTVTTPWLKQFIRNPYPLEVSWIRYPMDGRYRSGFYNIAIESDLGTKEWDRFDRSGFTIVFDRKHNKIFISAYLTTPELDQRESIRRGKIGIFLDQHYINLKKKVTVYLNKKEVFNAKVPIDKKYMAESCGLFGDSARVFPAKISIQLQ, encoded by the coding sequence ATGGCGTCAATATTTATTATTTTTTGTTCCAGTGTCGGCTATTCACAGCGTACGCCTGAACATTTCAATAAGGATGTGCGTGCTTATTTTTTAGCGCGCCTTCATCAAACCGAAACAGATAGTATATTGATGCCTTTTGAGGGGCGCCATACAATCAGGATCAAGGATATACCGAAGATAAGGGCTGAGATTTGGCAACTATACAGGGGCGTGGTCTCGAGCGAAACACCGCTTGCCGTGCCGGTCAACGCATCTGCTCAGGTGTTTCCGGTCAACCATTGGAATCTGATCAAGGAAGACCCCATGCCTTTTTACTATTTTTTAAAGGATAGCGGGCAAACGCTAAATCAGCCGTTGCCGTTATATTTAGCATTACACGGATCCGGGCCCAGGGACCATGAGTTTGCGGCAACATTGAAATGGTGCCTCAGATATAATGATGGACCCAGTTATTATTTTATCCCTCAGATACCTACTGAAAAAAGATACAGATGGTGGTATAAAGCCGAGCAATATGCGTGGGAAAGATTATTTAGGTCTTCGGTTGCCAGCGGTAAGGTTGATCCTAACCGGATCTATGTGCTGGGTATCTCTGAAGGAGGTTATGGCAGCCAGCGCCTCGGTGCGTTTTATGCCGATTATCTGGCAGGTGCCGGACCAATGGCTGGTGGTGAGCCTCTGCAGAATGCTCCTGTAGAGAATTTTAGAAATATTGCCTTCTCTCTGCAGACGGGCAGTCTGGATAGCGGCTTCGGCAGAAATAGTTTAACACTCCGTGCCAAAACTGCTTTTGACAGTTTAGCACATCTGAATCCGGGCTTTTTCATCCATAAAATTGAACTCCAGCCGGGCAGGGGCCACCATATTGATTATACGGTTACAACACCCTGGCTTAAGCAATTCATCAGAAATCCATATCCCCTGGAGGTTAGCTGGATACGCTATCCGATGGATGGCAGGTACCGGTCGGGGTTCTATAATATAGCCATTGAATCAGATTTGGGAACTAAAGAATGGGATAGGTTTGACAGATCTGGTTTTACTATTGTATTTGACCGTAAGCATAATAAGATCTTTATTTCTGCGTATTTAACCACACCCGAATTGGATCAGAGAGAAAGTATCCGGCGGGGAAAGATAGGCATTTTCTTAGACCAACATTATATCAACTTGAAAAAGAAGGTTACCGTTTATCTGAATAAGAAAGAGGTATTTAACGCAAAGGTACCGATTGATAAGAAATATATGGCCGAAAGCTGCGGCTTGTTTGGCGATTCTGCCAGGGTCTTCCCGGCTAAGATCAGTATTCAGCTACAGTGA